From a single Candoia aspera isolate rCanAsp1 chromosome 2, rCanAsp1.hap2, whole genome shotgun sequence genomic region:
- the TENT5C gene encoding terminal nucleotidyltransferase 5C, whose protein sequence is MADNRAKADSTSCSVLSWEQVRRLHEILSEVVPIHGRGNFPTLKITLKKIIQTVRRRLEEASILVCDVRLNGSAAGHVLVKDNGLGFKDLDLVFQVSLPSETEFQLVKDVVLQSLLNFLPEGVNKLKITPMTLKEVYIEKLVKVSTEIDRWSLISLSNKHGRNVELKFVDRIRRQFEFSVDSFQIILDSLLFYYECSENPMSEHFHPTVIGESMYGDFEAAFLHLKNRLITTKNPEEIRGGGLLKYSNLLVRAFKPMDKEEIKTLERYMCSRFFIDFPDILEQQRKLETYLQNHFAEEDRSKYDYLMTLRRVVNESTVCLMGHERRQTLNLISLLALRVLVEQNIIPNANNVTCYYQPAPYVSDANFSSYYVADTYGQVCPTWLPCN, encoded by the coding sequence ATGGCAGACAACAGAGCCAAGGCTGACTCCACATCCTGCAGTGTACTAAGTTGGGAACAGGTCAGACGCTTGCATGAGATCTTGTCAGAGGTGGTACCAATTCACGGACGGGGCAATTTTCCAACTCTgaagataaccttgaagaagataATCCAAACTGTTCGGCGCAGACTGGAAGAAGCAAGCATTCTAGTGTGTGATGTTCGGCTGAATGGTTCTGCAGCTGGTCATGTCTTGGTCAAAGATAATGGACTGGGTTTTAAAGATCTAGATCTTGTTTTTCAAGTGTCTCTCCCAAGTGAGACTGAATTCCAGTTGGTCAAAGATGTGGTTCTGCAgtcccttttaaattttttgcCAGAAGGTGTGAACAAACTCAAGATTACTCCCATGACTCTTAAGGAAGTATATATTGAAAAGTTGGTAAAGGTATCCACTGAAATTGACCGCTGGAGCTTAATATCTCTTTCTAACAAACACGGCAGAAATGTAGAGCTCAAGTTTGTGGATCGTATAAGGCGGCAATTTGAGTTCAGTGTGGATTCTTTTCAAATAATACTAGATTCACTGCTCTTTTATTATGAGTGCTCAGAAAACCCAATGTCTGAGCACTTCCATCCAACTGTAATTGGGGAAAGTATGTATGGCGATTTTGAGGCAGCCTTTCTTCATCTTAAAAACAGACTGATAACTACCAAGAACCCCGAGGAAATTAGGGGAGGGGGGCTCCTCAAATACAGCAATCTTCTTGTGAGGGCTTTCAAGCCCATGGACAAAGAGGAGATAAAAACCTTAGAGCGCTACATGTGCTCAAGGTTCTTCATAGACTTCCCAGATATTCTGGAACAGCAGCGTAAATTGGAGACATACCTGCAGAATCACTTTGCCGAAGAGGACAGAAGCAAATATGACTACCTAATGACCTTGCGGAGAGTAGTGAATGAGAGCACTGTGTGCCTCATGGGACATGAACGTAGACAGACACTGAACTTGATCTCCCTTTTGGCCCTCAGAGTTCTTGTAGAGCAAAACATCATCCCTAATGCTAACAATGTCACTTGCTATTACCAGCCAGCACCCTATGTTAGTGATGCAAACTTCAGCAGCTACTATGTTGCAGATACTTATGGCCAGGTATGTCCTACCTGGTTGCCTTGCAATTGA